The Pongo pygmaeus isolate AG05252 chromosome 7, NHGRI_mPonPyg2-v2.0_pri, whole genome shotgun sequence DNA segment TGGCAGGCTTCAGAAAGGCCGAGTTAGTTAGCAGTGGGGAGAGCCAAGAAGCAACCCAGTTAACACAGCAGAATCTCTTGGGACCTAGGAATTGGTGGCATTCAGTGGAGGGTGAGAGTGATGTTAAACTCAGGATGATTGGCTGGAAGTCTGTTTAAGAAATAGATCCCCTGATTCCTTTCCTCTGTCATGCAGTGAAGGGGCTCATGTTCCCTGCCCTCAGAGGGAAACCTGGAGATTTATTATCTGGAGAGGATAAAACAGAACCTGGGGGTATTTCAGGAACAGATGGGGCTGGGGGTACCTTATGTAAAACAGAGAGAATAAGTTCTTAGGTTAAGAATAATTTAATGTGGTGTGATCTCCAGTTGTCTTGTCTTCTCCCAGTCAGTTCCCAGAACACTGGCAGTCTGTCCTTTTACCCTCTGGGTAGGGGACTGGGAGGCTCTCCTCTGGGAAGCTGGACCAATTCAAAGAGAGTGGCATGGGAGCTCTCCAATGAAGCATACAGCTCTGTATTACAAAGAATAAAACTtcaatgagaaatgaaaaatttcagtCAAGGGGATGATGCCCACATTTGACACACCTCTCCTGTGTGCTCAAAGCTTCTAGTCCTCTTTTTGGTGTTTCCCTCTTCAATATAAACAGGCAACCAAGGCTCCCCAGATATTTAGGAAAAACTTgtaacaagagagaaagagaaaccccCAAATTGGGAGAGGACAGCCACttacaggaagaagaaaattcaCAGAAAAACATAGTAAATTCAGAGAGAAAAGCAGATGTTCGAACAATGGCACAAAAACAGGATACTATAAAACAGGAATGTTCTGAGACATAAGAGTTCTTAAGAGTGTGCGACTGTCATGTCAAAAATGAAAAGCTCATTTGGAAGGTGAGAAGACACAGAGGATATTCATTCATTGAGAAAGTATTTCGTAATTACTCAGTACATGGGTTTCTAGGGACACTTCAGTAAATAAAATCTAACAGTGTTTTCTCTGGCGATAggataattgtatttatttcttttgtgtttcCAAATTAATACatgcaaatgtattttaaaaagtattatttttataagttgtcttagtccattcaggttgCTATAGTAAAATactttagactgggtaatttataaatttattggtctcagttctggaggctgggaagtcaaagaTCGAGGcacagcagatttggtgtctggtgagggctttctgacttctttttagATGGTGCCTTcctgctgcatcctcacatggcaaaggGGACAAACAGTGTCCCTCAAGCCTCTTTCCAaaaggcactaattccattccataagggCTCTGCCCCCATGACCTGCTCATCTCCTAAAGTCCCTCCTCTTATTACTATTGCATTGGAGATTAGGTTTTAACACATGGGTTTTGGGGAGACACATTCATAccataagtaaaagaaaatgttatttttaaaaaagaaaattaggctgggtgtggtgggtcacgcctgtaatgccagcagtttgggaggctgaggtgggtggatcacttgaggtcaggagtttgagaccagcctgacatggcgaaaccccatctctaataaaaatacaaaaatcagccaggcgtggtggcgcatgcctgtaatcccagctacttgggaggctgagtcaggagaatcgcttgaactcgggaggcggaggttgcagtgagctgtgatcgcaccattgcactccagtctgggtaacaacaacaccaaaaaaagagaatgagcaTGGGAACATAGAGACAGAACCGGTGCCCTGATGGAGAGATGAAGGAAGGCTTCAGAGAGGGGGTGATATTGATGCTGTACTTGATAGTGTGAGCAGGAGTTTCCCAGGTGGAAACAGGCCTTGGAGTAGTCTATTTCAGACAGGGAGAACAGTAGGACCTGAACGAGGAGATACTCAGTGGGGCTCCGAGATTTCTGGTTTGAGCAAAAGagttaatgtttttaataaagatattaaaaGCAGCAGAGCCATCTGAGACAGATTTcccatctgtcttttttttttgagacagagcctcactctgtcgcccaggctggagtgtagtggcggtattccagctcactgcaacctcctcctcccaggttcaagcgattatcctgcttcagcctcccaagtagctgggactacaggcgcccgccaccacacctggctaattctttttatttttagtagggatggggtttcaccatgttagccaagatggtcttgatctcctgacctcatgacccgctggcctcggcctcccaaagtgctaagattgcaggcgcgagctactgtgcctggccctgtcttTAACTTTAAAAGTGCCAGCTCAAGGATTTTCTACTTTACAAATCTCTTCCCTCATACAGATTCATCCCACTTCTAGGTTGATGCTCATATTGGTAACTCTTGTGAAACAAGGGGGTCTTTAAAAGCCCTAGactgaaatttttcatttctcattgaagttttattcttattctttgtaAGAAAATGATTCATTGTAGGAACAAATTAAGcatattatatgtaaaatgttgATAGATAATTAGGTCACCTGATAAAACAGCGTTATATTTCTGGACCCATCATTATTAATGACCTATATTTACATAACAGTTTATATAGAATGCTTTAAATATGTATCATGTCTGTTAGACATGTTTCTGTGATATATATGTACCTTCGTGGGTTAGTtgttattagccccattttacagatgacgaaaccAAGACTCAAGTATTATTACTTGCCTAAGAGTACAGAGCTAATAAATGCCAGAAACAGTACTaggtttgtttgctttcttaataCCAAACCCTGTATTTATTCCAACATGCCCTGCCATTTCTTCTGtataataatgaatatatatgttttgaAATTAAAGGAGACAGTTGATAAATTAAGAAATGAACCAGccaggagccaggcacagtgcctcatacctataatctcaacactttgggagacccaggcaggaggatcccttgagctcaggagctcgagaccaacctggcaacatagttgagaccccgtctctacaaaaaaaaaataataatcatttttttttaaatattagctgggcacagtggcacatatatttagttccagctactcaggaggctgaagtgagaggattgcttgagcccgcaattttgaagctacagtgagccatgatcgcacccctgtactctggcctgggtgacagagcaagaaaagaaaaagaaagaagtgaaccATAGCCATCGCACGTGTTTCCAGCATGTGTTGCTTTCCCACTTGCTTATTGCATTGATACGATTCTGTGGAAAATacccattttcttttgtttgaggaaTTTAGaggtatttttcatttattgtctGAGGAAGCCTGGTTAGTTTGAGTTACAGAGTTGGAGTTTGTTTGAGTTGTTACAAATTTGACAAATGATCAACTTAAAAGGAATGTTGTATTTGGATGTCAGAAATTCTCAAATGCTATTCTAGTGaaaaggcaacaacaacaaacaaaaattgtgctCAGGTAGAAAGTCACTTGTTGAACAAATACCAGATCAGAGCCTGTTATGTCTTAGACACCATGTTAGGCACTCAGGGGCCTGTTAGGAAGAAGgcaggtacagtggttcatggAAAGGTCACAGTGGCTTGGATTGCAGTGGTGGCCCGGGAACTGTAGAATGGTGTTAAGAGTGGAGGGATAATAAGAAGATAAGATTGATAGGACTGGATAATGGATTCAAAAACAAGGTAAGGAAGAGGAAGTCAGAGTTTTGGTGTGTAGGAACAGAGGACTTCAGTCACTGCAAGGTCACACGAGGAGAAGACAAAGGGACCATGAGCTCTGGTTTGGACATGTACAGAGGTGTGTTGTACCTTTGAGTCATTCAAGTGAAAATGCCAGGAAGGCCACTGGATATGAGTCTGACTTTGAGAGGGGTGGTAAAAGCCGATGATGTAAATTTAGTTATCATCTGTGCTTAGCTCATCATTTATTGACATTGTGGACATGGATGAGGGAGAAAGTGTAGAGGAAGAAGAGGCTTAGGGACAGATCTTCAGATACTCTTTGATATTTGATGTTCAGGTAGAGGAGGATAAACCAGCAAAGGAAACTTAGAATAGCCAGAAAGGTGAGGGGGAAGCCAGGAACTCTTAGGAACCCAAAGAAATAGGGTTTGTCAGGAAGCAGATGGCACTTGACAGTGTGCAGTGGTGCTAGGAAGTTCTACTAGAGGAAGGCGATTCTGAAAAGTGCCATTGGGTGCTGTGGATACTGGTGACCTTAACAAAACAGTATTAATAGTGATGACAGGGAAAATGCTCCTGGAGGGAGTAGAATGCAGAGTAGAGAAGATGATGAGGACAAGACCTAGTGAGTATCCACCCCCATTGGAGAAATCTGCCTGTAAAACCAggaagagggccaggcatggtggctcacgcctgtaatcccagaactttgggaggctgaagcaggtggatcacaaggtcaagagatcgagaccatcctggccaacatggtgaaaccccgtctctactaaaaatacaaaaaattagctgggtgtggtagcatgcgcctgtagtctcagctactcgggaggctgaggcaggagaatcacttgaacctggaaggcagaggttgcagtgagcccagattgtgccactgcacttcagcctggcgacagggcgactccgtctcaaaaaaaaaaagaaacaaaacaaaaacccaggagAGAGGGCAGGAACTCACATGAAATAAGGAGTCAGCCATAGGAGAGTTTTCctgtttgcattttgttttgctgtgggttttttttttttggcagagtctcaccctgtcacccaggctggaatgcaatggtgtgacctctgcttactgcaacctccccctccgggttcaagtgattctcctgcctcagccttccgagtagctgggattacaggtgtgcgccaccacgcccagctaaatttttaaatttttagtagagacggggtttcaccgtataggccaggctggtcttgatctcctgacctcatgatccgctctcctcggcctcccaaagtgctgaaattacaggcgcgagccaccacacctgacctgttGTGTTCTTAAAATGGAAATGGAGCATGTTTCAGTGTAGATGGGAAAAAATCTTGTCAAGCAGGGAGAGAAGGAACATGCAAGCAAAAGAAGGGCTACTTGAGTGTTCAGGATAATACTATTAAGGAAAAACTGCTAGGCTACCCACAGACACCTTTGAAATCACTTCTTCATCATGGTGAAGACCACAGGAAGCTTTGTGCTGAAGTCTTAAGGAGCCAGCATTTTGAAAGAACATGATTCCGTCAGTGTCAACGTCAGGCCATAGTGCCTGATAATGGAGGCATCTGTGTCATGATTGCCATGCTCAGTTCATCTTCGCTTACTTTTCCAGGAGCTGATGAGGATGTAGAGAGTCCAGAGCTGACAACATCTCGACCACTTCCAAAGATACCGTTCACTAGTGCTGCTCCAAAAGTGGAAACCATGACGCTGAATATACAGAACAAGATACCTGCTCAGACAAAGGTGCGTTctattttccattgcattgcattgcattatcaGGTTATTATAAACGCTCCACTTTACTGACTGTACACAACAgtcccttttttattattttcttctttttggagcTACCCATCATGAACTATGTACGTAACAGTTCTTTTAAAAGGCCCCACTTAAAATTGTGTAAGGACAAAGGGTCTTCAGGTGGTGTTATAAATGGCTCTTCCTTACTCTTTTTGATCATTTTGGCATTTACCCACTTATAatttctgtcatccaggctcaaATTATATACAACTATTTTTCACATGGCCCTCCTTCTTAAGGAACATCTGAAGCCCAGTTAAGAAGTAAAGCCCTGTTTCTTTGGTTTCCTGGTTTGTAGGTTATGTAATTAGAAGACTCCAGGTCACGTCCTGAGGTGGTCCTAGTCTCACTAAGTCATTTCTCAGTCTTCTTAGGCCGACCATCAGTAGTATGTAATCCTTGACCTCTCTCAATGATGATGATGAACCTGGGTACATCTGTATATATTCATTTTGAGAGCTGACTTATGAAGAATAAGGTCTTTGGCCTTAGACCTGAGTAGAGTGACCAGCTAATGAAAACTTGGAGCGTGTGATTTTGACCTCGTTAATATTGCAGTTAGCTGACCATCCACTAATAGGTAACCCACTGAAGTTAGAACATGCATATTAAAGTCTGGCAAAGACCTAAGTTTCAAATCCTGGATCCAGTCACGTTTCTTAGCTTCTGAACCCATTTCCTATGGGCCGTGAAGAAGATGAAACGTGAGTGCATGTACCATGGCACCTGAGACCTAGTCACCATTCTGTAAGCATTAATTGAATTTGGTGGAGCAGAAGAGACCAAGCCAATTCACCAAATGAGCATGTGTAATAACTGTAGTGGTAGACTTTGCAGTCAGTGCAGGGGTAACATACGGCTTAAGAAAACTTAGAAGCACAAGCATCCCCTTTTAGAGCTCACCCATCTGTTGATTAGAAATGAGATGCTGCCAAGCTCTAGCAGCAGACAGGATATGGATATGGAAGGCTGTTTGATGAAGGTGGTGACAGGCCTTCCTTGGAGTAAGAATCATCCTGTCTTCAGGCAGGAATGCATGTGGGCTTTTCTTACCCTTGCCCCAGAGTACCtttgttcttcctcctcctccatcctccCAGTGCCTGTGACTGGAATGGTGAATGGCACCGCTGGATGGGTTTCTGCAGATGTGGAACAGCCAGGAAGCCAGCCCTGTCCAAATTGAAGTGCTCTCTGTGGGACCAAGAAGGGTCAATTACTATTAGTGGTAGACTTCACAAGCCAGGCGGTAGGAAGGCAGGGAGAGCCCTATGAGAACTGAGACCGACTCACCTGGCATGTGCTGGATCCATGCATAAAAGCTACTGTATCAATGTATCAGTTGagtgaatgaaacaaaaaaagaaagggagaaatgaaAAGTGCAGGTGCAATTGGTGGTAGGATGACTGAATGCCTCAGAGTGTGTGTAGCACAATTATCTACTATCTACTAAAGATGCATTTGGCTCTTACCACATTTTTATTTGACCACTTCTCTTGACTAAATCTGTTGAAGTCAGAGACAATTAGGACTCACTAGCTTGAGGGAAGAAACTCTCCTGGGTGAGTTTTGGCTTGTAGTGACAGAGAGTTGTATCCTAAGCAAGACTTAATTTGACATAGAGTTCTGTCTGGTTTGTTAACAGCAATGGATTGACCactaatttaagttttaaaaaattggttttaaTTAAGTAATTGCATCAGATcaagataaaaaatatagaaCTTTGGCaggtgaatttaaaaattaaggagcccaaaagattttaataaaattatattcttacTATCATTTGTGTTCAATGTAGTAATAGTAGAAATTCATCCATTTATAGGAGATTTATTGAGTGCTATTCATTATGTGTTGAACACTGTTTGCAACACTGATAATGGTAATATTGACCATGAATAACATGAATAATAAtgattaaatttttcattttgctgtTTATGTGGTACAGCCGAATTGAACATTGCCTCTAGGATGCCATTAGTGTAGATTTTGCTTTTCAGTTGGTCTCACAGTGGCATTAATGTCACTGTTACAGATATCCTATCTAGTTTGTTGTAAATGTAAGTgagtaaaatgcaaaaaaaaggaATCTCGTTATTTGTTTGAGAAGAGCATCACTCATAAGCTTTTACTTCTGTTCCATTTCCATGGCATCCAAACAACCAGACATGGATGTGGCAGATCTTTACTTGGCCTCATTTAATTATCCCTGCTGTCTTTTTGCAGATTCATTTTGCACATACATTCATACAAGAGTGAAGGTATTTCAGATTAGTTCCATATTACAAAATGGTATCTTCTTAGTCAAGCCTCTGCTTCCATACGATAAAACATTTTgacttaaaaaatgaattttccacCCAGAGCCGCTTGAGGCTTGTGCACCTCCAGCTGCAGGGCGGCTCCAGTTCTGTGGAGTCCTTCAATCCCCACACTCTCAGATCCCTGGATTGTATACTTTGTTCAGCCTGCCGGATCAGAAGCTGAGTCAGAGGAAACTGAAAAGATCAACTCTCTTAAATGACTTTAGGGACTCAAAAATCGCATGGTGAAACCATATGATTTGTAATAATAATGGGACAAAGTTGATATGGATATGGATAAATTAAACTCGGTCTCTAATATTACAGTAACTACTTATGTCCATTTCATTTCTCACCAGAACTTGTTTACCTCTCTCCCTAGTCACAAACCTGAGTATTCAACCATTTGAGCTCTTCCCTTTTCTAACTTGTAATAGTAAAGCAGTACTAATGAGCAGTGAAAAGGTTTCTAGACTAGAACCCAGATAATCCATTCTCTGATCTGTTGTCTGTCTTTCCACCAGGCAGCCAATTAATGATGGGCTTTTCATGAGAAGAATAgaaaaaactcaggaaaaatacTGCCAATGAGCTGCTCTCTTCTGCTTTATTTTGGTACCTGAAGGCCTGGGAAGGCCTGTCGTATTTCCTTCTCTCATAGTAATAGAGAGGACTGTGACATTTTCAGTGCATATTGTGCACCAGTGAAATGAACATTTCTCTATGGCCTCTGCTTTTTGTAAGTCATGGCAGGTTGAAGTTTAGGTAGTACAGGGTTTCTTGCAATTTGGGAATGACAGTtattctttattatactttattacATACCACCTTCAGTAGAAGCATAGCATTCTGCTCACTGAGACAGGGACCTATTGATCTTACATACCCTAGAGTACAAATGGATCCACCTGGTCTAGCTGATGGTCCTTCCTAGCAATGAGGGTGGCCTTAAGGTGCAGAAAAGAAGTATGATGTGGTCAGGGTCCCACAGGAGCTACTTGCACAGCCCAAGAAGGTGAGGTCTTTTCTTCTTACACTCTTTAAGCCTCTAGACTTAACTAGCAGGCCGCCATTTTGGATGAACTCTAACCTTCAGAAAGCAATCAATTGCTTTGCTGAGCCATGGTATGTTAGACTCTGTGGAGTCCTAATGAAGATGGTAGGAAGCTCTCAGGAACTTAGGAAGAGTAGTAGAGCTGAGAAGGATTATTGTCtgcagtattttttttgagacagggtctcactctgttacccaggctagaatgcagtggcacaattatagctcaccgcagcctccagctcctgggatGAAGAGATCCTCCACAGGTACAcagccccatgcctggctaattttaaaaattttttggtagagacaaggtctcagtatgttgcccaggttggtctcgaatgatcctctcaccttgggcTCCCTACCCAGCCACCTTTAGTCTTTAAACCTCAATGAAGTTGACAGTGTTTTCATCAGTGATGTTGGCCGACAAGAACTTCAGACGGTTAGAGAATGAACAACTCCTTTGAATGGGACTTCTCTAACCCACTGGTTCTTAAACTATGGAATTGTCTGGAGAACttaaatagcaataaaaatcagTGCCAGCTACATAGTGCCCTGTATAGCTCAGAAGTGAAGGAGTAAGGAGAACTGGGGCAGTGCTGTTGGGTTGGAGCAGTCAGAGGGAGATGGTGACCTGAAGTCAGACCAATTGAAATGGAACCTCTAGTAGtaggcctgtatttttttttttaatgcctttcAGGTGATGTGGATCAGTGTAACCTTGGGTGATTCACATaagatggccagtgatggtgctGAGAGTTAGAAAGGCAACAGATAATTTCTGTGTAAATAATCCTGGGGTTTTAGTGAGGTAaaaggtcagagaaggcttcattAAGGACAAACAGATAGTAAAAGAAGTGCAACATTTGGACTGGGGATAGAACTGCATGAACTAGAGCAGAGTTCCCCACCCGCTTCTGGGGCCATGGACCAGTAGcggtggcctgttaggaaccaggctgcgcAGCAGAGagtgagtgagcattaccacctgagctctgcctcctgtcagatcagtggaggCGTGCCATTCCCATAGGATCTAGGAGCGAAAACGCGATTGTGAACTGTGCGTgttgtgctccttatgagaatctgagGTGGAATATTTTCATCCCCCCTCCATCCCCCCCACCTTCCCATTCATGGAAAGATTGGGGACCGCTGAACTACAGCACAGATATTAAGAATCATTTTTGATAATGAAGAGGTGGTGGAAATGGCCTCACAGGGTTTTCTACTGGGAGTAAGTGGTGGGTTAGGTGAGGACTGGAAGCTACCCAACACGTGCAGTTCTGAGGTCGATGCGGGACGGGAGCTGGGCTGTGATGTGCTGGCCACCTGAACAAAGCTGTGGAAATGAGAACCCAAGGGAAGAAGTTAATGTGAGAGCAAGATGGGAGGCAAATTGACAGTGCTGTGACATGGAAAACATGTGATAGAAAATGTGCCGAAATAGATAACTTGGGAACACCCCAAAATACAGCGCCATTAATGGGAATAGAAAAGGAAGCTGATCTGATTCAGCGGTGAATTAATTACTACTTAGACTTGATGAGTAGAGTTAAAGGTGGTACAGCCAACAGTTAATGTCCTGCAGGCTGCTGGCTTGTTGGGAATAATGCTGAGTAGAGATGCGGCTGTGAGAGGTATTCCCATAGATTTCTACTTGAGCATTGTGCAGTGTCCGAGACCCTGTGAGTGTCGTTCATTAGACAGGTGAAGAAATCAAGGTGGAGAAAAGAGGTATGATGTGATCAGGGAGGAGCTACTTGCACAATCCAAGTCCCCGGAAGTCCTGGTTCAGGGTTTGCTGAAGGTAATATGACTAGCGGGAAGCATTAGGAATAAGGCTTGGGGATTGCTCCCCACAGAGTGGGGACAGGAAAACCCCAGTCAGGCATGAGAGACTATCTGGAAAGAAACTGTTGTCATAGTGCCCTGTGTAGTTCAGAAGTAAAGAAGCAAGGAGAATTGGGGCAGTCCTGTTGGGTTGGAGCAGTCAGAGGGAGATGGTGACCTGAAGTTAGAAGAGTGGTGAGAAAGTAGAAATCTTAGGAAATGTCCACTAAAACAACCTCACCATGTCCTTAGGATTATTATGAACTCACTAGCTCTCTGACTTGCCTGATCATGCGATGGGTGTTGTGCCAAACCATGAACTACAGGGGTCCACCATGACACTCACCCATTGCTATAAACATCACACAAGTGATTATTCCAATTATTTCCTAAACTCattctttgggggaaaaaaaaggaattttggaatgtactcatctattatttcttctttccagcACATTTTCTTAAATCAATGTAATCTTTCCCTGTTTCCCATACCAGTCACCTGAAGAAACTGATAAAGAGAAAGTTCACCTCTCTGACTCAGAAAGGAAAACCGACCCAGCTGAAGAGGATACAAATGTGTATACTGAGAAACACTCAGACAGTCTGTTTAAACGGACAGAAGTCCTAGCAGGTGAGTAGCCTGGTGGGCGCCAGGTGGGAGGTTGCCTACGTAGGCCTCTGTTAGTCTAAGTGATATTCAAAAGTGCAGCAAAGCTTGCTGTCATCTTTCTGCTGAAAGCAATCTTGTGGGTGCTTGCTTCCAGAGCGAGAAGCAAAAGGCTCAGCAAACATTGTCTTTATTGTCTGCCAGCTCCCTCAACCTACCCCTTTGCCAGCCATCGGGCGGGGGGATAGGAGGTAGCCTAAGAGAGGGAAAGTTAACATCTGAATTGATCCAGAACAACTGGATGTAGAGAGATGGCAGAGTGTGAAGATCCATCAGTCTTGCTCAAAGGCAttctacatttcaaaataaagagaacGAAGAGTTCTTTAGGGGAAGGCAGTTCGCATAAGTACTGCCCAAAGTTAAGAACGTTGTTTCTATTTTAACTTAATTGGATGGAAGTGCAAATATTTTAAAGGGGAAAACTTTCAAGATTTAGGAACACTTGATAGTCTCAAATCcaagaatagaaataaatttgCATGCTTTTTTCATGtatactctttaaaattttaagtcaatTATACTATGTTTTGTGTTGAAAAAAGCAGTTAGAAAATTAGAATATGAAATGTGAGTTCTGAAAAGACAAAAGTAGTTTTCAAGTATGGAATTAGTTAAGATCAAGGCCAGATTTTTCTTATTGAGGTTTTTGGATGGTATTATTAACACTAACCAAAGAAATCACTGTACCTTCCTGAGGAGTTTCAGATTTGCATAGTTACCAGGTTGCTTCATTgaatccagcttttttttttattggggtTTTCAAATTAAGCCTTTTATAAAAGTGTAAGTAGATTGGGCTTGACAATAGAGCTAATGTCTGCAACCCTTGAATCTCTTCTAAAGTAATCTTCCTTTTGGTTGTTTCAGCTGTCATTGCTGGTGGAGTTATTGGCTTtctctttgcaatttttcttATCCTGCTGTTGGTGTATCGCATGAGAAAGAAGGATGAAGGAAGCTATGACCTTGGAGAACGCAAACCATCCAGTGCTGCTTATCAGAAGGCACCTACTAAGGAGTTTTATGCGTAAAACTCCAACTTAGTGTCTCTATTTATGAGATCACtgaacttttcaaaataaagctTTTGCATAGAATAATGaagatctttgtttttttttttttttcattaaagagCCATTCTGGCACTTTAATGATAAAATCCCAttgtatttaaaacatttcatgtatttctttagaacaacataaaattaaaatttaacatctcCAGTGTTCTGTGAATAGCAGTGGCAAAATATTATGTTATGAAAATCCTCGATGTTCATGGAATTGGTTTAAACTTTTATGCGCAAATACAAAATGATTGTCTTTTTCCTATGACTCAAAGATGAAAGCTGTTTCATTTGTGTCAGCATGTCTCAGATTGACCTTACCAAGTTGGTCTTACTTTGTTAATTTATCTGTTGTCGCCCTCCTCTCCTCTGCCCTCCCTTCTTGTGCCCTTAAAACCAAACCCTATGCCTTTTGTAGCTGTCATGGTGCAATTTGTCTTTGGAAAATTCAGATAATGGTAATTTAGTGTATATGTGATTTTCAAATATGTAAACTTTAACTTCCACTTTGTATAAATTTTTAAGTGTCAGACTATCCATTTTacacttgctttatttttcattacCTGTAGCTTTGGGCAGATTTGCAACAGCAAATTAATGTGTAAAATTGGATTCTTACTACAAAACTGTTTAGTCATGTCTATCTAATCAGATCTTCTTTTGGGAGGATTTGATGTAAGTTACTGACAAGCCTCAGCAAACCCAAAGATGCTAACAGTATTTTAAGAAGTTGCTGCAGATTCCTTTGGCCACTGTATTTGTTAATTTCTTGCAATTTGAAGGTACGAGTAgaggtttaaagaaaaatcagtttttgttcttaaaaatgcatttaagttGTAAACGTCTTTTTAAGCCTTTGAAGTGCCTCTGATTCTATGTAACTTGTTGCAGACTGGTGTTAATGAGTATatataac contains these protein-coding regions:
- the SDC2 gene encoding syndecan-2, producing MRRAWILLTLGLVACVSAESRAELTSDKDMYLDNSSVEEASGVYPIDDDDYASASGSGADEDVESPELTTSRPLPKIPFTSAAPKVETMTLNIQNKIPAQTKSPEETDKEKVHLSDSERKTDPAEEDTNVYTEKHSDSLFKRTEVLAAVIAGGVIGFLFAIFLILLLVYRMRKKDEGSYDLGERKPSSAAYQKAPTKEFYA